A window from Thalassophryne amazonica chromosome 15, fThaAma1.1, whole genome shotgun sequence encodes these proteins:
- the esf1 gene encoding ESF1 homolog, with amino-acid sequence MSSSKKKAGGADERFLRVQKDPRFWEMPERERKVKIDKRFQSMFYDERFKVTYTVDKRGRPVNRTSTEDLRRFYKLSDEEDAAVLQAGEKKKKLEKTERKSKKRGADEEEEEPPRGVKHKGEEPPRGVRHKGEEPPRGVRHKGEEPPQGVRHKGEEPPQGVRHKGEEPPQGVKHKGEEPPQGVKHKGEEPPQGVKHKGEEPPGSVGAPEEDDEEEDESDSGTESSSDLDSDGDSDSGPDLARGKGNVETSSDEDDEDEVDVILRKEDEELAHDWGELCKDAPQSNEVSARLAVCNMDWDRIRAKDLLALLNSFTPKGGAVLSVKIYPSEFGKERLKSEETTAPAELQALPDDSEDDTEEERVYREKMRDYQFKRLKYYYAVVECDSPGTASKIYEDCDGYEYESSCSVLDLRFIPDNVTFDDEPKDVATELNLTTYTPELFTSSATATSKVQLTWDETNHARVTAMNRKFNKDDLLDLDFRAYLASSSEDDYEDEQQDTAEDKQTNVEKSRKKSRSEEQIAKYRNLLKGIADKEKKLQEDNCMEMQVTWVPGLKETTEQLVKKKLEGKESLTPWEKFLQKKKQRKTRKQKSAVLSDDKLPPDVDLDDPFFKEERHASEPKKKPKLEEEKQTAEEEELQRQKAEMALLMDDADDVKHKHFNYAKIVEQQNLSKKKRKKLQKKKSGESLEDEDHFQVDVKDTRFQAMFTSHLYSLDPSHPSYRNTRATQTILAEKQRRRDEEQLHLEDAISAHKATPTQEEAGSAAVKKAMDPTLSLLIKSIKSKTQQFQSQKKQTRCPSHIQL; translated from the exons ATGTCGTCATCCAAAAAGAAGGCAGGTGGCGCTGACGAGCGCTTCCTGCGGGTGCAGAAGGATCCTCGTTTCTGGGAAATGCCCGAGCGAGAACGCAAGGTGAAGATCGACAAACGCTTCCAGTCCATGTTCTACGATGAGCGCTTCAAGGTGACGTACACGGTGGACAAACGTGGACGTCCCGTCAACCGCACGTCCACGGAAGACCTGAGGCGCTTCTACAAGCTGTCTGATGAGGAGGATGCAGCTGTCCTGCAGGCtggggagaagaagaagaaattggAAAAGACTGAGAGGAAATCAAAGAAAAGAGGAGctgacgaggaggaggaggagcctcCACGAGGAGTCAAACACAAAGGGGAGGAGCCTCCACGAGGAGTCAGACACAAAGGGGAGGAGCCTCCACGAGGAGTCAGACACAAAGGGGAGGAGCCTCCACAAGGAGTCAGACACAAAGGGGAGGAGCCTCCACAAGGAGTCAGACACAAAGGGGAGGAGCCTCCACAAGGAGTCAAACACAAAGGGGAGGAGCCTCCACAAGGAGTCAAACACAAAGGGGAGGAGCCTCCACAAGGAGTCAAACACAAAGGGGAGGAGCCTCCGGGATCTGTTGGTGCACCGGAAGAAG ATGATGAAGAGGAGGATGAAAGCGACAGCGGCACAGAGTCGTCGTCTGATCTGGACTCAGACGGGGACAGTGACAGCGGGCCGGACCTGGCGAGGGGGAAAGGAAACGTGGAGACCAGCTCCGACGAGGACGATGAAGACGAGGTGGACGTCATCCTGAGGAAGGAGGACGAGGAGCTCGCCCACGACTGGGGAGAGCTGTGCAAAGACGCTCCGCAGAGCAACGAG GTTTCTGCTCGACTGGCCGTCTGCAACATGGACTGGGACCGGATCAGAGCCAAAGACCTGCTGGCTTTGCTGAACTCCTTCACACCCAAAGGGGGCGCTGTTCTGTCTGTTAAG ATCTATCCATCAGAGTTTGGGAAGGAACGTTTGAAGTCGGAGGAGACGACGGCGCCAGCGGAACTGCAGGCGCTGCCTGACGACTCCGAGGATGACACAGAGGAGGAGCG GGTTTACAGGGAGAAGATGCGCGACTACCAGTTTAAACGTCTGAAGTATTATTACGCTGTGGTGGAGTGCGACTCGCCAGGCACCGCCTCCAAGATCTACGAGGATTGTGACGGTTACGAGTATGAGAGCAGCTGCTCCGTTCTCGACCTCCG ATTCATACCTGATAACGTCACGTTTGATGATGAGCCGAAGGATGTGGCAACGGAGTTAAACCTGACAACGTACACACCTGAGCTGTTTACATCCTCGGCCACCGCCACGTCCAAG GTTCAGCTGACGTGGGACGAGACGAACCACGCGCGCGTCACCGCCATGAACAGGAAGTTCAACAAGGACGATCTGCTGGATCTTGACTTTAGAGCTTACCTCGCCTCCTCCAGTGAGGATGACTATGAGGACGAGCAACAGGACACAGCAGAAG acaaacaaacaaacgtggaaAAAAGCAGAAAGAAATCGAGGAGCGAGGAGCAAATCGCAAAGTACCGGAACCTTCTGAAAGGGATCGCGGACAAAGAGAAGAAACTGCAGGAGGACAACTGCATGGAGATGCAGGTCACATGGGTCCCCG GACTGAAGGAGACGACGGAGCAGCTGGTGAAGAAGAAACTGGAAGGAAAAGAATCACTGACACCGTGGGAGAAGTTTCTGCAGAAGAAGAAACAGAGAAAAACTCGAAAACAA AAGTCTGCAGTTCTCAGTGATGACAAACTTCCTCCAGACGTCGACCTCGATGACCCCTTCTTCAAAGAGGAGCGCCATGCTTCAG AACCAAAAAAGAAACCAAAGTTGGAGGAAGAGAAGCAGACAgctgaggaggaggagctgcagagacaaaag GCTGAGATGGCACTGCTGATGGACGACGCCGATGACGTCAAGCACAAACACTTCAACTACGCAAAGATCGTGGAGCAGCAGAACCTGAGCAAGAAGAAGAGAAAGAAGCTGCAGAAGAAGAAGAGCGGCGAGTCGCTGGAGGACGAGGACCACTTCCAG GTGGACGTTAAGGACACTCGGTTCCAGGCCATGTTCACGTCCCATCTCTACAGCCTGGACCCATCCCACCCGAGCTACAGGAACACCCGAGCCACGCAGACCATCCTTGCTGAGAAACAGCGGCGCCGTGATGAGGAGCAGCTCCACCTGGAGGACGCCATCAGTGCTCACAAAGCCACACCCACACAGGAAGAGGCGGGCTCTGCTGCAGTGAAGAAGGCGATGGACCCCACTCTGTCTCTGCTCATCAAGTCCATAAAATCCAAAACGCAGCAGTTTCAGTCTCAGAAGAAACA GACGCGGTGTCCCTCTCACATCCAGCTCTAA